The Streptomyces sp. NBC_01275 genome has a segment encoding these proteins:
- a CDS encoding SCO2525 family SAM-dependent methyltransferase yields the protein MADHILNADAPWDDFDTREYIGHNYLVMQAVDEEIITLVRDHFSDHFEGRGDRVPAGIDVGAGPNLYPAFTMLPWCDSITQLERSANNREYLLRQRDWYEPHWDPFWKVLTERRGYRDLDNPRERFKQVVQEPVEGSLFELCAGKPRWDIGTMFFVAESITTSLKEFRQGVHCFMNALKPGAPFATAFMEHSQGYRVGDIEFPARDIDKEEVERALDGLVEDDVQITRLETSDLVRDGYTGMILARGRRKK from the coding sequence ATGGCCGATCACATCTTGAATGCAGACGCACCGTGGGACGACTTCGACACCCGCGAGTACATCGGCCACAACTACCTCGTCATGCAGGCCGTGGACGAGGAGATCATCACCCTCGTACGCGATCATTTCAGTGATCATTTCGAGGGGAGAGGTGATCGCGTTCCGGCTGGAATCGACGTAGGCGCAGGTCCCAATCTCTATCCGGCCTTCACGATGCTCCCCTGGTGCGACAGCATCACCCAACTGGAGCGCTCGGCGAACAACCGGGAGTACCTTCTCCGGCAGCGCGACTGGTACGAGCCGCACTGGGACCCCTTCTGGAAGGTCCTGACCGAGCGCCGGGGATACCGGGACCTGGACAACCCCCGGGAGCGGTTCAAGCAGGTCGTCCAGGAGCCCGTCGAGGGCAGCCTGTTCGAGCTGTGCGCCGGAAAGCCCCGCTGGGACATTGGCACCATGTTCTTCGTCGCCGAGTCCATCACCACCTCCCTCAAGGAATTCCGCCAGGGCGTGCACTGCTTCATGAACGCACTGAAGCCGGGCGCGCCTTTCGCCACGGCATTCATGGAGCATTCCCAGGGATATCGCGTCGGCGACATCGAATTCCCCGCCCGCGATATCGACAAAGAAGAAGTCGAGCGGGCTCTCGACGGTCTCGTCGAGGACGACGTGCAAATTACCCGGCTGGAAACCAGCGACCTCGTGCGTGACGGATACACGGGAATGATCCTGGCGCGCGGTCGACGGAAGAAATGA
- a CDS encoding TerB family tellurite resistance protein, with translation MLPGRGRDGQVTRLARILGHRTAWTPVGDGEFFCPACGGDRNYQRLTGRRRLTLLGLPVLSRGEIGPVVECAACQQQFGTDVLDHPTTTRFSAMLRDAVHTVALAVLSAGGGCARTALEAAAGAVRAAGFADCTEEQLAALVEALAADTGRAYGAPCGGGPGLAIELHEALDPLAPHLAPTGRESILLQGARIALADGPYTPAEREVLATVGAALTLPADEVTRLLAAAGTPS, from the coding sequence GTGCTGCCAGGACGGGGACGAGACGGCCAGGTCACCAGGCTTGCCCGCATCCTGGGCCACCGCACCGCGTGGACGCCCGTCGGGGACGGCGAGTTCTTCTGCCCCGCCTGCGGCGGCGACCGCAACTACCAGCGGCTCACCGGCCGGCGCCGCCTCACCCTCCTCGGGCTGCCCGTCCTGTCGCGCGGCGAGATCGGCCCGGTCGTCGAGTGCGCGGCCTGTCAACAGCAGTTCGGCACCGACGTCCTCGACCACCCCACCACCACCCGCTTCTCCGCGATGCTCCGCGACGCCGTCCACACCGTCGCCCTCGCCGTCCTCTCCGCGGGCGGCGGCTGCGCCCGTACGGCCCTGGAGGCGGCCGCCGGCGCGGTGCGCGCGGCCGGCTTCGCCGACTGCACCGAGGAACAGCTCGCCGCCCTCGTCGAGGCCCTCGCCGCCGACACCGGCCGCGCCTACGGCGCACCCTGCGGCGGCGGCCCCGGCCTCGCCATAGAGCTCCACGAGGCCCTCGACCCGCTCGCCCCGCACCTCGCCCCGACCGGCCGCGAATCGATCCTGCTCCAGGGCGCCCGCATCGCCCTGGCGGACGGCCCGTACACCCCGGCCGAACGAGAGGTCCTGGCCACGGTGGGCGCGGCCCTGACCCTCCCGGCGGACGAGGTGACACGCCTGCTGGCGGCCGCGGGAACACCGTCCTGA
- a CDS encoding SCO2523 family variant P-loop protein, protein MLVFAASDKGGTGRSVTSANLAYHRALDGDDVCYLDFDFGSPTAAAVFDLPDVLSEAEGRGLHSYLKGKTGEPLRVDVWARTEHPVLRTRPGGSGRLVLLPGDRTGGEFVTDEENLHRCVDLVLRLKREFDLIIIDLSAGRSYAMDLALAATSPRGGLGRLKTRWLVYHRWTRQHVMAAAELVYGKQGIVQAGIAMGHVPDALTGSIRFVRAAVPDLESPLWSQVSPAQYAWMRQCDKELEELAAGRGIGKTRALASIPLEPVLQWQERLITDEDVHDRRIANNETWQAMGDLAERLTDDKFWGQL, encoded by the coding sequence GTGCTCGTCTTCGCCGCCTCCGACAAGGGAGGCACCGGCCGCTCGGTCACCAGCGCCAACCTCGCCTACCACCGAGCCCTGGACGGGGACGACGTCTGCTACCTGGACTTCGACTTCGGATCGCCCACCGCCGCCGCCGTGTTCGACCTGCCCGACGTCCTCTCCGAGGCCGAGGGGCGCGGTCTGCACTCGTATCTGAAGGGCAAGACCGGGGAACCGCTGCGGGTCGACGTCTGGGCGCGCACCGAGCACCCCGTGCTGCGCACCAGGCCCGGCGGCTCCGGACGGCTGGTCCTGCTGCCCGGCGACCGCACCGGCGGTGAATTCGTCACCGACGAGGAGAACCTGCACCGCTGCGTGGACCTCGTTCTGCGACTCAAGCGTGAATTCGACCTCATCATCATCGACTTGAGCGCCGGCCGCAGCTATGCCATGGACCTCGCCCTCGCCGCGACCTCGCCGCGCGGCGGGCTGGGACGCCTCAAAACACGCTGGCTCGTCTATCACCGCTGGACCCGCCAGCATGTGATGGCCGCCGCCGAACTCGTGTACGGAAAGCAGGGCATTGTGCAGGCCGGCATAGCGATGGGCCATGTGCCGGACGCGCTGACCGGCTCGATCAGGTTCGTCCGGGCCGCCGTTCCCGATCTTGAGTCGCCCCTGTGGTCCCAGGTGTCTCCCGCGCAGTACGCGTGGATGCGCCAGTGCGACAAAGAACTCGAGGAACTCGCGGCCGGCCGGGGCATCGGCAAGACCAGGGCACTGGCGTCCATTCCCCTGGAACCCGTTCTGCAATGGCAGGAACGCCTCATCACCGACGAGGACGTGCACGACCGCCGGATCGCCAACAACGAGACCTGGCAGGCCATGGGAGACCTCGCCGAGCGGCTGACCGACGACAAGTTCTGGGGGCAGTTGTGA
- a CDS encoding protealysin inhibitor emfourin, translating to MRIRVSRTGGFAGIERQAEVDTSGRPDAGEWHALAERAVAAGRGAPPTGVPDGFSYEITVDGKTVYAADPRLSDEQRKLISRVLKEGA from the coding sequence ATGCGTATTCGAGTGAGTCGCACGGGCGGGTTCGCGGGCATCGAGCGGCAGGCCGAGGTGGACACCTCGGGGCGGCCCGATGCCGGCGAATGGCACGCCCTGGCCGAGCGGGCGGTCGCCGCCGGCCGGGGCGCGCCGCCGACCGGCGTGCCGGACGGCTTCAGCTACGAGATCACCGTGGACGGGAAGACGGTGTACGCGGCCGATCCCCGGCTCTCGGACGAACAGCGGAAACTGATCTCCAGAGTGCTGAAGGAAGGGGCGTGA
- a CDS encoding M4 family metallopeptidase, whose product MTTHGGFEPVFCTVVPPHVLDKLARNDDPAVSGPAQRTLVRDSQLRGLRRVTTEFGLAAVPPAKAPSDQPLRTLYDCAHGTDLPGAKVRAEGQDPGQDATVNRAYTGLGATFDLYLKAYQRHSIDGDGLPLDASVHYDEGYNNAFWNGEQMVFGDGDGEIFVDFTNSVDVIGHELTHGVTQYTANLTYYRQPGALNESMSDVFGSLIKQYTLGQTAAEADWLIGAGILAPGVTGTALRSMKAPGTAYDDDVLGKDPQPATMDDFVTTGRDNGGVHINSGIPNHAFYLVATALGGYAWEKAGQIWYDALTGGRLPSDASFAKFAKLTVKVARERFGDGGEEFQAVQKAWEQVGVRTL is encoded by the coding sequence ATGACGACTCACGGGGGCTTCGAGCCCGTCTTCTGCACGGTCGTACCGCCACACGTCCTCGACAAGCTGGCGCGCAACGACGACCCGGCTGTGTCCGGACCCGCCCAGCGCACCCTGGTGCGCGACAGCCAGCTGCGCGGCCTGCGCCGGGTGACCACCGAGTTCGGCCTCGCGGCCGTCCCTCCGGCGAAGGCTCCGTCGGACCAGCCGCTGCGCACCCTCTACGACTGCGCCCACGGCACCGACCTGCCCGGCGCCAAGGTCCGCGCCGAGGGCCAGGACCCCGGCCAGGACGCCACCGTCAACCGCGCCTACACCGGCCTCGGAGCCACCTTCGACCTCTACCTCAAGGCCTACCAGCGCCACTCCATCGACGGCGACGGCCTGCCCCTGGACGCCAGCGTCCACTACGACGAGGGGTACAACAACGCCTTCTGGAACGGCGAGCAGATGGTGTTCGGCGACGGCGACGGCGAGATCTTCGTCGACTTCACCAACTCCGTCGACGTCATCGGCCACGAGCTCACCCACGGCGTCACCCAGTACACGGCCAACCTGACGTACTACCGCCAGCCGGGCGCCCTCAACGAGTCGATGTCCGACGTCTTCGGCTCGCTCATCAAGCAGTACACCCTCGGCCAGACCGCCGCCGAGGCCGACTGGCTGATCGGCGCGGGCATCCTCGCCCCGGGCGTCACCGGCACGGCCCTGCGCTCCATGAAGGCCCCGGGGACCGCCTACGACGACGACGTCCTCGGCAAGGACCCGCAGCCCGCGACCATGGACGACTTCGTCACCACCGGCCGCGACAACGGCGGCGTCCACATCAACTCCGGCATCCCCAACCACGCCTTCTACCTGGTCGCCACCGCCCTCGGCGGCTACGCCTGGGAGAAGGCGGGACAGATCTGGTACGACGCGCTCACCGGCGGCAGGCTCCCCTCGGACGCGTCCTTCGCCAAGTTCGCCAAGCTGACCGTCAAGGTCGCGCGCGAGCGCTTCGGCGACGGCGGCGAGGAGTTCCAGGCCGTGCAGAAGGCGTGGGAGCAGGTAGGGGTACGGACTCTCTGA
- a CDS encoding exo-alpha-sialidase has product MTHLRRTLLATAFLTPFASFPAAAAATPCVSSTPYVSGEGGYASYRIPAVVGTRQGTLLAFAEGRRDGPGDTGDIDIVVRRSVDGGCTWGPLIVVAAGDGGTRGNPAPVIDPRTGAVVLVSCANDGDATEARIMRGEAPARRVYVQHSRDDGRCFTSPREITADVALPSWRWYATGPGHALALTRGPYAGRLVVAANHSAAPPVGSPDTGREYRYYGGHALCSDDGGRSWRLGFVDADHDGTANVNESSVAQLPDGRLYFSARDQGGSAPGNRLDALSEDGGTTLSRPYAPQPTLARVPVVQGSVLQLHGSGGPLLFSGPSDPAARRAMTVWRSTDGGADFTPAVTPSPSPAAYSDLVQVDADTVGLLYETGTAGPYETIEFRRLAVGELGGA; this is encoded by the coding sequence ATGACCCACCTGCGCCGTACGCTCCTCGCCACCGCGTTCCTCACCCCGTTCGCCTCGTTCCCGGCGGCCGCCGCCGCGACCCCCTGCGTCTCCTCGACGCCGTACGTGTCGGGGGAAGGCGGCTACGCCTCCTACCGGATCCCGGCCGTCGTCGGCACCCGGCAGGGAACGCTGCTGGCCTTCGCCGAGGGGCGGCGGGACGGGCCCGGCGACACCGGGGACATCGACATCGTGGTGCGCCGCTCCGTCGACGGCGGCTGCACCTGGGGTCCGCTGATCGTCGTGGCCGCCGGGGACGGGGGCACCCGGGGCAACCCGGCGCCCGTGATCGACCCGCGCACCGGCGCGGTCGTGCTGGTGAGCTGCGCCAACGACGGCGACGCGACCGAGGCGCGGATCATGCGCGGGGAGGCCCCCGCCCGGCGGGTGTACGTCCAGCACAGCCGGGACGACGGGCGCTGCTTCACCTCGCCGAGGGAGATCACGGCGGACGTCGCGCTGCCGTCGTGGCGCTGGTACGCCACCGGCCCCGGCCACGCCCTCGCTCTCACCCGGGGCCCGTACGCGGGCCGGCTCGTGGTCGCGGCGAACCACTCCGCCGCCCCGCCCGTCGGCTCCCCCGACACCGGCCGCGAGTACCGGTACTACGGCGGTCACGCCCTCTGCAGCGACGACGGCGGGCGCAGCTGGCGGCTGGGCTTCGTCGACGCCGACCACGACGGCACGGCCAACGTCAACGAGAGCTCCGTCGCCCAACTCCCCGACGGACGGCTGTACTTCTCCGCCCGCGACCAGGGCGGCAGCGCCCCCGGCAACCGCCTCGACGCCCTCTCGGAGGACGGCGGCACGACCCTGTCCCGCCCCTACGCCCCGCAGCCGACGCTCGCCCGGGTCCCTGTCGTCCAGGGCAGCGTCCTCCAACTCCACGGCTCCGGAGGCCCGTTGCTCTTCTCCGGCCCGTCCGACCCGGCCGCCCGCCGTGCGATGACCGTCTGGCGCAGCACGGACGGCGGGGCGGACTTCACCCCGGCGGTGACGCCGTCGCCGAGCCCGGCCGCGTACTCCGACCTGGTCCAGGTGGACGCGGACACGGTCGGGCTGCTGTACGAGACGGGGACGGCGGGGCCGTACGAGACGATCGAGTTCCGGCGGCTGGCCGTCGGGGAACTCGGGGGCGCTTGA
- a CDS encoding protein phosphatase: MTNGAGPNEADEADGAVGSDAWAWRTGRPGVLTLPSGRLVRGRGLRRPLDAGEPVPAYGVYLLGAQPPDVPWAARWIRWPDFRLPADRADARAALVEAWERAADERVEIACGGGRGRTGTALACLAVLDGVPAGEAVEFVRRHYDRHAVETPWQRRYVRRFGLTGPAS; the protein is encoded by the coding sequence ATGACGAACGGGGCGGGGCCGAACGAGGCCGACGAGGCGGACGGGGCTGTGGGGAGCGACGCGTGGGCCTGGCGGACGGGGCGGCCCGGGGTGCTGACGCTGCCGTCCGGGCGGCTGGTGCGCGGCCGTGGCCTGCGCCGCCCGCTGGACGCGGGGGAGCCCGTGCCGGCGTACGGGGTGTATCTGCTGGGCGCACAGCCCCCGGACGTCCCCTGGGCGGCGCGCTGGATCCGCTGGCCCGACTTCCGGCTCCCCGCCGACCGTGCGGACGCCCGCGCGGCGCTCGTCGAGGCGTGGGAGCGGGCCGCCGACGAGAGAGTCGAGATCGCTTGCGGCGGCGGGCGCGGGCGGACCGGCACGGCGCTGGCGTGTCTGGCGGTGCTGGACGGCGTACCGGCCGGGGAGGCGGTGGAGTTCGTGCGCCGGCACTACGACCGGCACGCCGTGGAGACGCCCTGGCAGCGCCGCTACGTACGGCGGTTCGGGCTCACAGGGCCAGCGTCATGA
- a CDS encoding SCO2524 family protein, translating into MQIKPRQNLLEVWQAIARHSFDNGEWDWGEWGGRSSVADAERLLCLLYPATEIEPFRLDDPDTTQLDVERALRNAGDSSEIPANLVEILGDFMEKHRGEESPTFAGGYYFAPEDPKQELTKEQREVGVVDAYSMSITLCLATLGFLKVYRGKTQRASTLARIDRLREETSARLTAAMVSLLRSFTVNVVDISSDQGQSLARLLGRGRLSDRQVLQRFQDRFKSLRALISESVTLGLDTDVTDQLRNENRLFECGWAWSLVKGAPEIELEPQTAQAIGKQPQGVARAVPYLYFTVVALDGIPDLSSERTLVLGLLNAEQQKLADALRLRWEITQQYWSAIARFDAATWPLEEIPWRTTLQQLESEYFSLSVASILVHDLVRRRATDDDLTRTVAVMERLAERGRITSGTTREDPAIGLHNPGVTLPLLGSEDIGPAMKWTMGDFSAQLLKRTIQLGALSRSIGSQDRLLRLSEDILDHLWQRRVNDGEGVGLWDNVHAVYPESPVRQGPLSWSITERVTECMVAAHALYSQDPIRSNDMSTLAQAALSEAAHLFGKEQMLQPAPTPKSPQGEEIKGIEADLRRARELVDKQPGTAHSLALGVLSRLYALARARGTGSRGV; encoded by the coding sequence ATGCAGATCAAGCCGCGACAGAATCTGCTCGAAGTGTGGCAGGCCATCGCCCGCCATTCGTTCGACAACGGAGAATGGGACTGGGGTGAGTGGGGCGGCCGCAGCAGCGTCGCCGACGCCGAGCGCCTGCTCTGTCTGCTCTACCCCGCCACCGAAATCGAGCCGTTCCGTCTCGACGACCCCGACACGACCCAACTGGACGTGGAAAGGGCCCTGCGCAATGCGGGCGACTCCAGCGAGATTCCCGCGAACCTCGTGGAGATCCTCGGCGACTTCATGGAGAAGCACCGCGGCGAGGAGAGTCCCACCTTCGCCGGCGGCTACTACTTCGCCCCGGAGGACCCCAAGCAGGAACTGACCAAGGAACAGCGGGAAGTGGGCGTGGTCGACGCCTACTCCATGTCGATCACCTTATGCCTGGCCACCCTCGGCTTCCTCAAGGTGTACCGGGGCAAGACCCAGCGGGCCAGCACCCTCGCCCGCATCGACCGGCTCAGGGAGGAGACCAGCGCCCGGCTCACCGCCGCCATGGTCAGCCTGCTGCGGTCCTTCACGGTCAACGTCGTCGACATCTCCTCCGACCAGGGACAGTCGCTCGCCCGGCTGCTGGGCCGGGGCCGGCTCTCCGACCGGCAGGTCCTGCAGCGCTTCCAGGACCGCTTCAAGTCCCTGCGCGCCCTGATCAGCGAAAGCGTCACCCTCGGCCTCGACACCGACGTGACCGACCAACTGCGCAACGAGAACCGCCTCTTCGAGTGCGGCTGGGCCTGGAGCCTGGTGAAGGGCGCACCCGAGATCGAGCTGGAGCCCCAGACCGCCCAGGCCATCGGCAAGCAGCCGCAGGGCGTCGCCCGCGCCGTGCCCTACCTGTACTTCACCGTCGTCGCCCTCGACGGCATCCCCGACCTGTCGTCCGAGCGCACCCTCGTCCTCGGCCTGCTCAACGCCGAACAGCAGAAGCTGGCCGACGCGCTCCGGCTGCGCTGGGAGATCACCCAGCAGTACTGGTCCGCCATCGCCCGCTTCGACGCCGCGACCTGGCCGCTGGAGGAGATCCCCTGGCGCACCACGCTCCAGCAGCTGGAGTCGGAGTACTTCTCGCTCTCCGTCGCCTCCATCCTCGTCCACGACCTGGTCCGCCGCCGCGCCACCGACGACGACCTCACCCGCACCGTCGCCGTCATGGAACGCCTCGCCGAACGCGGCCGCATCACCAGCGGCACCACCCGTGAGGACCCGGCGATCGGACTGCACAACCCCGGGGTCACCCTGCCGCTCCTGGGCAGCGAGGACATCGGCCCCGCCATGAAGTGGACGATGGGCGACTTCTCCGCGCAGCTGCTCAAGCGGACCATCCAACTGGGCGCGCTGTCGAGGAGCATCGGCTCGCAGGACCGTTTGCTCAGGCTCTCCGAGGACATCCTCGACCACCTCTGGCAGCGCCGCGTCAACGACGGCGAGGGCGTCGGCCTGTGGGACAACGTGCACGCCGTCTACCCCGAATCACCGGTCCGGCAGGGGCCGTTGTCCTGGAGCATCACCGAGCGCGTCACCGAGTGCATGGTCGCCGCGCACGCCCTCTACTCCCAGGACCCGATCCGCAGCAACGACATGTCGACGCTGGCCCAGGCGGCCCTCAGCGAGGCCGCCCACCTCTTCGGCAAGGAACAGATGCTGCAGCCCGCCCCCACCCCCAAGAGCCCCCAGGGAGAAGAGATCAAGGGCATCGAGGCCGACCTGCGCCGCGCCCGGGAACTGGTCGACAAACAGCCCGGCACCGCCCACTCGCTGGCCCTCGGCGTCCTCTCCCGGCTCTACGCCCTCGCCCGAGCCCGGGGCACCGGGTCCCGGGGGGTGTGA
- a CDS encoding SigE family RNA polymerase sigma factor, protein MQAEQEDRFQEFVRARWSRLVRTAYLLTGDVHHAEDLTQTALAKAYRSWRRISRSDNPEAYVRRMLVSCNSDRFRKRRVSEALTAAPPDRAGRDEATGRVDERGSLLAGLAQLPARQRAVVVLRYWEDLSEAEVAEVLGCSQGTVKSQASKGLAKLRTYPGLAASRTVSGGQGGSR, encoded by the coding sequence ATGCAGGCCGAACAAGAGGACCGCTTCCAGGAGTTCGTCAGAGCACGGTGGTCGCGGCTCGTACGAACCGCGTATCTGCTCACGGGCGACGTCCATCACGCGGAGGACCTGACGCAGACCGCGCTGGCCAAGGCGTACCGGTCGTGGCGACGGATCTCGCGCAGCGACAACCCGGAGGCGTACGTCCGGCGGATGCTGGTCAGTTGCAACAGCGACCGGTTCCGCAAGCGGCGGGTCAGCGAGGCGCTGACCGCGGCGCCGCCGGACCGGGCGGGGCGGGACGAGGCCACGGGGCGGGTGGACGAGCGGGGCTCCCTGCTCGCCGGGCTGGCCCAACTGCCCGCCAGACAGCGGGCGGTGGTGGTGCTGCGGTACTGGGAGGACCTGTCCGAGGCGGAGGTGGCCGAGGTGCTCGGCTGCTCGCAGGGCACGGTCAAGAGCCAGGCCTCGAAGGGGCTGGCGAAGTTGCGTACGTATCCGGGACTGGCCGCCAGTCGCACGGTGTCCGGCGGACAGGGAGGCAGCAGGTGA
- a CDS encoding GNAT family N-acetyltransferase: MLSQASGERPLRIRAVTEADLPHIVRLDAEAFPADPYPFFVLRQLLTAFPDFLFVVDDGKDLRGYVLSTPPHDAQSWILSLGITPDLRRKGLGRQLLAKMLAHLRAQGTHSVWLSVEPGNDSAVALYRSLGFVPDPGGPRSDYFGPGEHRLLMTLAL, from the coding sequence ATGCTGAGCCAGGCTTCCGGAGAAAGGCCCTTACGGATCAGAGCGGTCACCGAGGCTGATCTGCCCCATATCGTCCGCCTCGACGCGGAGGCCTTCCCGGCGGACCCCTACCCGTTCTTCGTGCTCCGCCAACTCCTCACCGCGTTCCCGGACTTCCTCTTCGTCGTGGACGACGGCAAGGACCTCCGCGGCTATGTGCTCTCGACGCCGCCGCACGACGCGCAGAGCTGGATCCTCAGCCTCGGCATCACCCCGGACCTGCGCCGCAAGGGGCTCGGCCGGCAGCTGCTGGCGAAGATGCTGGCCCATCTGCGGGCGCAGGGCACCCACTCCGTGTGGCTCTCCGTGGAGCCCGGCAACGACTCGGCCGTCGCGCTCTACCGGTCCCTGGGCTTCGTCCCGGACCCCGGCGGCCCCCGCTCGGACTACTTCGGGCCCGGCGAACACCGTCTGCTCATGACGCTGGCCCTGTGA
- the leuA gene encoding 2-isopropylmalate synthase: MANRQQPSHMPIHKYGQYDQVDIPDRTWPQNRITVAPRWLSTDLRDGNQALIDPMSPERKRRMFDQLVKMGYKEIEVGFPASGQTDFDFVRSIIEEEGAIPEDVTISVLTQAREDLIERTVESLKGARRATVHLYNATAPVFRRVVFRGSKDDIKQIAVDGTRLVMEYAEKLLGPETEFGYQYSPEIFTDTELDFALEVCEAVMDVYQPGPGREIILNLPATVERSTPSTHADRFEWMSRNVSRREHVVISVHPHNDRGTAVAAAELALMAGADRVEGCLFGQGERTGNVDLVTLGMNLFSQGVDPQIDFSDIDEIRRTWEYCNQMEVHPRHPYVGDLVYTSFSGSHQDAIKKGFDAMEADAAAKGVTVDDIEWAVPYLPIDPKDVGRSYEAVIRVNSQSGKGGIAYVLKNDHKLDLPRRMQIEFSKLIQAKTDAEGGEVTGGAIWSVFQDEYLPNPENPWGRIQVRTGQSTTDTDGVDTLTVEATVDGVDTVLTGSGNGPISAFFDALESVGIDVRLLDYQEHTMSEGASAQAASYIECAIGDKVLWGIGIDANTTRASLKAVVSAVNRATR; this comes from the coding sequence ATGGCGAACCGCCAGCAGCCCAGCCACATGCCGATCCACAAGTACGGACAGTACGACCAGGTCGACATCCCCGACCGCACCTGGCCGCAGAACCGGATCACCGTCGCCCCCCGCTGGCTCTCCACCGACCTGCGCGACGGAAACCAGGCCCTGATCGACCCGATGTCGCCCGAGCGCAAGCGCCGGATGTTCGACCAGCTGGTCAAGATGGGCTACAAGGAGATCGAGGTCGGCTTCCCGGCCTCCGGCCAGACCGACTTCGACTTCGTGCGCTCGATCATCGAGGAAGAGGGCGCGATCCCGGAGGACGTCACGATCTCCGTGCTGACCCAGGCCCGCGAGGACCTGATCGAGCGGACCGTGGAGTCCCTGAAGGGCGCCAGGCGGGCCACCGTCCACCTGTACAACGCCACGGCCCCCGTGTTCCGCCGGGTCGTCTTCCGCGGCTCCAAGGACGACATCAAGCAGATCGCCGTCGACGGCACCCGCCTGGTGATGGAGTACGCCGAGAAGCTGCTGGGCCCGGAGACGGAGTTCGGCTACCAGTACTCGCCGGAGATCTTCACCGACACCGAGCTGGACTTCGCCCTGGAGGTCTGCGAGGCGGTGATGGACGTCTACCAGCCCGGTCCGGGTCGCGAGATCATCCTGAACCTGCCGGCCACCGTCGAGCGCTCGACGCCCTCCACCCACGCCGACCGCTTCGAGTGGATGAGCCGCAACGTCTCGCGCCGTGAGCACGTCGTCATCTCCGTCCACCCGCACAACGACCGCGGCACCGCCGTCGCCGCCGCCGAGCTGGCGCTGATGGCCGGCGCCGACCGCGTCGAGGGCTGTCTGTTCGGCCAGGGCGAGCGCACCGGCAACGTCGACCTGGTCACCCTGGGCATGAACCTGTTCTCCCAGGGCGTCGACCCGCAGATCGACTTCTCCGACATCGACGAGATCCGTCGTACGTGGGAGTACTGCAACCAGATGGAGGTCCACCCGCGCCACCCGTACGTGGGCGACCTGGTCTACACGTCCTTCTCCGGCTCCCACCAGGACGCCATCAAGAAGGGCTTCGACGCGATGGAGGCCGACGCGGCCGCCAAGGGCGTCACGGTCGACGACATCGAGTGGGCGGTCCCGTACCTGCCGATCGACCCGAAGGACGTGGGCCGCTCCTACGAGGCCGTCATCCGGGTCAACTCGCAGTCGGGCAAGGGCGGTATCGCGTACGTCCTGAAGAACGACCACAAGCTGGACCTGCCGCGCCGGATGCAGATCGAGTTCTCCAAGCTGATCCAGGCCAAGACGGACGCCGAGGGCGGCGAGGTCACGGGCGGCGCGATCTGGTCGGTCTTCCAGGACGAGTACCTGCCCAACCCCGAGAACCCCTGGGGCCGCATCCAGGTCCGCACGGGCCAGTCGACGACCGACACCGACGGCGTGGACACCCTGACCGTCGAGGCCACGGTGGACGGCGTGGACACGGTCCTGACCGGCTCCGGCAACGGCCCGATCTCCGCCTTCTTCGACGCTCTGGAGTCCGTCGGCATCGACGTACGCCTGCTGGACTACCAGGAGCACACGATGAGCGAGGGCGCCTCCGCGCAGGCCGCCTCGTACATCGAATGCGCGATCGGCGACAAGGTCCTGTGGGGCATCGGCATCGACGCGAACACGACGCGTGCGTCCCTGAAGGCGGTCGTCTCGGCCGTCAACCGCGCGACGCGTTAA